The Gemmatimonadota bacterium genome has a segment encoding these proteins:
- a CDS encoding GNAT family N-acetyltransferase: MSAEFDFVPVTAADLPLLLRWISQPHVAEWWDCEPTLEEVREDFLPEPPDPGDCRYVVRHHGQPIGYIQSYIAVDTGGGWWTGFTDPTVRGIDQFIGEPDLVNRGLGTAMVRAFCKRLFSDPTVTAIQLDPDPTNARAIRCYEKAGFLPIGLVETPDGTAYLMRLPRPPA, encoded by the coding sequence ATGTCGGCGGAATTCGACTTCGTCCCGGTCACCGCGGCGGACCTCCCACTCCTCCTGCGGTGGATCTCGCAACCGCACGTGGCCGAGTGGTGGGATTGTGAGCCGACTCTCGAGGAGGTGCGTGAGGACTTCCTGCCCGAGCCCCCGGATCCCGGGGATTGTCGCTATGTCGTGCGCCATCACGGCCAGCCGATCGGCTACATCCAGTCCTATATCGCGGTCGACACGGGAGGCGGGTGGTGGACGGGGTTCACTGATCCGACGGTGCGTGGAATCGACCAGTTTATCGGGGAACCGGACCTGGTGAATCGTGGTCTGGGTACGGCGATGGTTCGCGCCTTCTGCAAGCGGCTCTTCTCCGATCCGACGGTCACGGCCATCCAGCTCGACCCCGATCCGACGAACGCCCGGGCCATTCGCTGCTACGAGAAGGCGGGATTTCTGCCGATTGGCCTCGTCGAGACGCCTGACGGCACCGCGTACCTCATGCGCCTGCCGCGCCCCCCCGCCTGA
- a CDS encoding helix-turn-helix transcriptional regulator: MALGDLEQLVMLALLQLGDEGFGAAVQRVIAEQAGRDVTMGAVYTALARLEEKGFVTSRVGEPLPQRGGRRRRLYLVEPAGRAAIAEAWQAMRALARGLQATLGG; encoded by the coding sequence ATGGCGTTGGGCGACCTGGAACAACTGGTAATGCTGGCCCTGCTGCAACTCGGGGACGAGGGCTTCGGGGCGGCGGTGCAACGGGTGATCGCCGAGCAGGCGGGACGGGACGTGACGATGGGTGCCGTGTATACCGCGCTCGCACGACTGGAGGAGAAGGGGTTCGTCACGTCGCGCGTTGGTGAGCCGCTGCCACAGCGCGGTGGTCGCCGGCGTCGGTTGTACCTCGTAGAGCCGGCCGGCCGCGCGGCGATCGCGGAGGCGTGGCAGGCGATGCGCGCCCTCGCGCGCGGCCTTCAGGCGACCCTCGGGGGCTGA
- a CDS encoding amidohydrolase family protein, with amino-acid sequence MRCSRFAVWLFSFAPLAVVAQGGRGNAGTQIKPGEQCPPGMTEVRPRNCQAPTMPAPSIVDYRPRNTLKVPEHTVPKAKFPAIDYHGHPTSQLNSAEGLEQLRADLDAINVRVMVAANNTSGENLKRQVELIKASPGMKDRVRILTGINFQAVGPGWAAKAIAQLEADAAAGAVGVGEIGKGLGLSTKKADGTRLKIDDPDLDPVWQAAARLKLPVFIHTADPQEFWQTIDNNNERWLELALFPGRRYGDDFPSFEMLMQERDNMLRRNPKTTFVIAHLGWHANDLGRLGKMFDEMPNLHAEVGAVLYDIGRQPRAAHDFFVKYQDRILFGKDSFQPEEYPYYWRVFETRDDYFDYYRDYHAFWKLYGIDLPDAVLKKVYFGNALRITAGIPQSGWPR; translated from the coding sequence ATGCGCTGCTCCCGATTCGCTGTCTGGCTCTTTTCCTTCGCCCCGCTCGCCGTTGTCGCGCAGGGAGGGAGGGGGAATGCCGGGACCCAGATCAAGCCCGGTGAGCAGTGCCCGCCGGGGATGACGGAAGTTCGTCCCCGCAACTGCCAGGCGCCGACGATGCCCGCGCCCAGCATCGTGGACTACCGGCCTCGCAACACGCTCAAGGTGCCCGAACACACGGTGCCAAAGGCGAAATTTCCGGCCATTGACTACCACGGGCACCCCACGAGTCAGCTCAACTCCGCGGAAGGCCTGGAACAGCTGCGCGCGGACCTTGATGCGATCAACGTCCGGGTCATGGTCGCGGCGAACAACACGTCTGGCGAGAACCTCAAGCGACAAGTCGAGCTGATCAAGGCGTCGCCCGGCATGAAGGACCGCGTGCGCATCCTCACCGGGATCAACTTCCAGGCGGTGGGGCCCGGGTGGGCCGCGAAGGCGATTGCCCAACTCGAGGCGGATGCGGCTGCCGGTGCCGTCGGGGTGGGCGAGATCGGGAAGGGGTTGGGCCTGTCCACCAAGAAGGCGGATGGCACACGGCTGAAGATCGATGATCCGGATCTGGATCCCGTCTGGCAGGCGGCCGCGCGGCTCAAGCTCCCGGTGTTCATCCACACCGCCGATCCGCAGGAATTTTGGCAAACGATTGACAACAACAACGAACGCTGGCTGGAATTGGCGCTGTTCCCCGGGCGGCGCTACGGGGATGACTTTCCCAGCTTCGAGATGCTGATGCAGGAGCGGGACAACATGCTCCGCCGAAACCCGAAGACCACCTTTGTCATCGCCCACCTCGGGTGGCATGCCAATGACCTCGGGCGCCTGGGCAAGATGTTCGACGAGATGCCGAACCTGCACGCCGAGGTGGGGGCGGTCCTGTACGACATTGGGCGTCAGCCACGGGCGGCGCACGACTTCTTCGTGAAGTACCAGGACCGCATCCTGTTCGGCAAGGACTCGTTTCAGCCGGAGGAATACCCGTACTACTGGCGCGTCTTCGAGACCCGAGACGACTACTTCGACTACTATCGCGACTACCACGCCTTCTGGAAGCTCTACGGGATCGACTTGCCGGACGCGGTCCTGAAGAAGGTGTACTTTGGCAATGCGCTGCGCATCACCGCCGGGATCCCGCAGTCGGGGTGGCCGCGTTAG
- a CDS encoding TonB-dependent receptor → MHRRRSMLLIASCALGHRALVAQERDTTRLVPVVVTATRTDHQHGRGVASTNVLDAQVLRAAGVSDVADALRALPGLHLVRSGGPGTQVSLFVRGAESDYVRVLVDGVPVNEPGGAIDLSAWTLDGLDRIEVVRGPASVLYGSDALAGVVQLFTRRATGRMQGTVRASGGTYDTRSVESSLGGGLASWNATVNAGRRQSAGIQPFNSGWWNEALAARASWTGGRSTLAVTAQQRRDETQVPTDGAGRVTDHNAFRRGRRATVGMDGTLRLTDRVRLHAGASALEGRGVTDDRPDGPADSVGLHTYLNRGSVRRRVVESRLELQPREELLAIVGAEWALEAQHSRDSSNFGGNPAFGAHRTTRAAWAQVAGGSDPLQFTMGARHDDNSVFGGFTTARVGVGARLGEGWRLRGSIGTSFKAPTFLEQFNTAFTTGNPNLTPERGRVAELGLVHALRSGLGEVSATAFRQRFANLIQYAYLETGPHFFNVARAASDGVELDGHLRLGAQWQLNAASTWLETEVLDAGLEEGAGAVFVNGERLLRRPAHTVTLGATVTPHSRLVVHATAVRIGDRTDRDFSTFPARPVRLAPWTRTDLALTWAATAPVRLLLRADNLGGARYVEAFGFPAPGRQLTVGAEWRFGASGALARE, encoded by the coding sequence ATGCATCGCCGCCGTTCCATGCTCCTGATCGCCTCGTGCGCGTTGGGGCACCGCGCTCTCGTCGCGCAGGAGCGCGACACCACACGCCTTGTGCCGGTCGTCGTCACGGCAACGCGCACCGACCATCAACATGGACGGGGGGTCGCAAGCACCAATGTGCTCGACGCCCAGGTGCTGCGCGCCGCCGGGGTCTCGGATGTGGCGGATGCCCTGCGCGCGCTCCCCGGGCTTCACCTCGTTCGCAGCGGAGGCCCCGGGACACAGGTGTCGCTCTTCGTGCGCGGCGCCGAAAGCGACTATGTCCGCGTGTTGGTCGATGGTGTTCCCGTCAACGAGCCGGGCGGGGCGATCGACCTTTCCGCATGGACCCTCGATGGGCTCGATCGCATCGAAGTTGTCCGCGGGCCAGCGAGTGTCCTGTACGGGTCTGACGCGCTGGCCGGGGTGGTGCAGCTTTTCACTCGGCGCGCGACGGGCCGGATGCAGGGCACTGTGCGCGCGTCCGGTGGTACGTACGACACCCGGAGCGTGGAAAGTTCGTTAGGCGGTGGCTTGGCGTCGTGGAACGCGACGGTCAATGCCGGACGTCGACAGAGCGCTGGGATCCAGCCCTTCAACAGCGGGTGGTGGAATGAGGCGCTCGCCGCTCGGGCCAGCTGGACCGGAGGCCGTTCCACGTTGGCCGTCACTGCCCAGCAGCGCCGCGACGAAACGCAGGTGCCTACGGACGGCGCCGGCCGCGTCACGGACCACAACGCCTTTCGCCGCGGACGGCGCGCGACGGTTGGGATGGACGGCACGCTTCGGTTGACTGATCGAGTGCGCCTTCATGCCGGGGCAAGCGCGCTTGAAGGTCGCGGGGTAACTGACGACCGGCCGGACGGGCCGGCGGACTCGGTCGGCCTCCATACCTACCTCAACCGGGGCTCCGTGCGGCGTCGCGTGGTCGAGTCGCGGCTGGAGCTTCAGCCGCGCGAGGAGCTGCTGGCGATCGTTGGTGCTGAGTGGGCGCTAGAGGCCCAACACAGCCGCGACAGTTCCAACTTTGGGGGCAATCCCGCCTTCGGCGCTCACCGGACGACGCGCGCCGCCTGGGCACAGGTGGCCGGTGGTTCGGATCCCCTGCAGTTCACCATGGGGGCGCGGCACGACGACAACTCCGTCTTCGGAGGCTTCACGACCGCGCGTGTCGGGGTCGGGGCGCGCCTCGGCGAGGGTTGGCGCCTGCGCGGGTCGATCGGGACGTCGTTCAAGGCACCGACCTTTCTTGAGCAATTCAACACGGCCTTCACTACAGGAAATCCCAACCTGACGCCGGAGCGAGGTCGCGTGGCCGAGCTCGGCCTGGTCCACGCGCTGCGCTCGGGGCTGGGGGAGGTGAGCGCCACGGCCTTCCGGCAACGGTTCGCCAACCTGATCCAGTACGCCTATCTTGAGACCGGGCCGCACTTCTTTAATGTGGCGCGCGCGGCGTCGGATGGGGTCGAGTTGGACGGTCACCTGCGCCTGGGAGCGCAGTGGCAGCTTAACGCGGCCTCGACCTGGCTGGAGACCGAAGTGCTCGATGCCGGGCTTGAGGAAGGGGCGGGGGCGGTGTTTGTCAACGGTGAACGATTGCTGCGGCGTCCTGCGCACACCGTAACCCTTGGAGCGACGGTGACTCCGCACTCGCGTCTGGTCGTGCATGCGACGGCGGTGCGCATCGGCGATCGCACCGATCGCGATTTCAGCACCTTCCCGGCGCGTCCGGTGCGGCTTGCGCCATGGACGCGAACGGACCTCGCCCTCACGTGGGCAGCCACGGCGCCCGTGCGGCTTCTGTTGCGAGCCGACAACCTCGGGGGTGCGCGCTACGTCGAGGCGTTCGGGTTTCCGGCTCCCGGCCGGCAGCTCACGGTTGGTGCCGAATGGCGGTTCGGTGCGTCGGGAGCGCTTGCTCGGGAGTGA
- a CDS encoding protein kinase: MVDSPQPVLDPLVERLYDALGSTYHFERELGGGGMSRVFLARERALDRRVVIKVLPEALAEGLSVDRFRREILLAAGLQHPNIVPVIAAGDAGGLPWFVMPYVEGESLRARVTRGPMLIPEAVAVLRDVGRALAYAHARGIIHRDIKPDNILLTGGAAVVVDFGVAKAVADAGSPTGAPAGRTLTRVGMSLGTPAYMAPEQVVADPSASQQVDLYALGITAFEMLTGRVPFAGGSLQEVMSAHLTQAPERLEVARPGTPTALVSIVQQCLAKDPAQRPAGADAFLRLLDDPAVVSGAVPSLAAMAAPTRPRPRWRPLAGLGVAALAAAGTWWFVSRREAAPAATPMIAVLPLDLASADTSDAYLAQGIADEVLGALGRVPGIRVASRLATRAIAASATPADAAQGAGVTLVLEGSVQRRGDRVRVTAQLADPVTGATTWSETYDRPGHELYALQGEIASSVAAVVRADVVRDAPRGAVASRDAVAYDEYLRGHFLLARRSPATIQEAITRFERTIARDPSFAPAHAELAQALAVLPLYTGGGTELLARAQAAAERALSLDSTLAPAHAAQGYLHNAAWRWADGRRSLERAVAMDSSDVTALQWLAENYLLTGRPDAARRTFAAASRLDPSSPIPAALEAVAAALGGDVDAGVQLGRRVVDAHPSQAVPRFMLGTVLSWAGRHREAIEELSEARRLAPGVLAVIGTLGQAHARSGEGAIARTLLGELRRTPNAPGVQPAIAKILVALGDRDGAMAALESALAQRDGFFASEPVQSPLFRELTGHPRWPALLAAAGVAATR; encoded by the coding sequence ATGGTCGACTCCCCGCAGCCGGTACTGGATCCCTTGGTCGAGCGACTCTACGACGCACTGGGGAGCACGTATCACTTTGAGCGGGAGCTGGGCGGCGGCGGGATGTCCCGCGTCTTCCTCGCGCGCGAACGCGCCCTGGATCGGCGTGTCGTCATCAAGGTCCTCCCGGAGGCGTTGGCGGAAGGCCTCTCCGTGGATCGGTTCCGGCGCGAGATCCTCCTCGCAGCCGGGCTGCAACATCCCAACATCGTGCCGGTGATCGCGGCGGGGGATGCGGGGGGCTTGCCGTGGTTCGTGATGCCATACGTCGAGGGGGAATCGCTGCGGGCCCGAGTCACGCGAGGCCCGATGCTCATCCCCGAGGCGGTCGCCGTGCTCCGCGATGTGGGCCGTGCCCTGGCCTATGCGCATGCGCGCGGGATCATCCACCGCGACATCAAGCCGGACAACATCCTCCTGACTGGTGGAGCGGCCGTTGTCGTCGACTTTGGCGTGGCCAAGGCGGTCGCGGATGCGGGAAGCCCGACGGGAGCGCCTGCCGGGCGCACGTTGACTCGCGTCGGGATGTCGTTAGGCACCCCGGCGTACATGGCACCAGAACAGGTGGTCGCGGACCCGTCCGCCTCACAACAGGTGGACCTGTACGCGCTGGGGATCACCGCATTCGAGATGTTGACCGGGCGCGTGCCCTTTGCCGGTGGATCGCTGCAGGAGGTGATGTCTGCCCACCTCACCCAGGCGCCTGAGCGTCTGGAGGTCGCGCGTCCTGGAACGCCCACGGCCCTGGTCTCGATTGTGCAGCAGTGCCTTGCCAAGGACCCGGCACAACGACCGGCTGGGGCGGACGCCTTTCTGCGCCTGCTCGACGACCCGGCCGTGGTCAGCGGAGCGGTTCCGTCCCTGGCCGCCATGGCGGCGCCCACACGCCCGCGCCCCCGCTGGCGCCCGCTGGCGGGCCTCGGCGTCGCGGCCCTGGCCGCTGCGGGCACCTGGTGGTTTGTCTCCCGACGAGAGGCCGCCCCGGCCGCGACGCCGATGATCGCCGTCCTCCCGCTCGACCTGGCCTCAGCGGACACCAGTGACGCCTACCTCGCCCAGGGCATCGCCGATGAGGTGCTCGGCGCCCTCGGACGAGTGCCAGGGATCCGCGTGGCCTCACGCCTGGCGACGCGCGCCATCGCCGCCTCCGCGACGCCAGCGGACGCGGCACAGGGTGCGGGCGTGACACTGGTCCTGGAGGGAAGCGTGCAGCGACGAGGTGACCGCGTGCGCGTCACGGCGCAGCTCGCCGACCCGGTCACCGGCGCCACGACCTGGTCCGAGACCTATGATCGACCCGGGCACGAGCTGTACGCCCTGCAGGGCGAGATCGCGTCCAGTGTCGCCGCCGTCGTCCGCGCCGATGTCGTACGGGACGCGCCACGCGGTGCCGTCGCATCGCGCGACGCCGTCGCCTACGACGAGTACCTGCGGGGACACTTCCTCCTCGCCCGGCGCAGCCCGGCCACCATCCAGGAGGCCATCACACGATTTGAGCGGACGATCGCCCGCGACCCGTCCTTTGCCCCAGCTCATGCCGAGCTCGCGCAGGCACTCGCCGTGCTTCCCCTGTACACCGGAGGGGGCACCGAGCTGCTGGCCCGTGCGCAGGCTGCGGCGGAGCGGGCGTTGTCGCTCGACAGCACCCTCGCCCCGGCGCACGCGGCGCAGGGCTACCTGCACAACGCCGCGTGGCGATGGGCGGATGGCCGCCGCTCGCTCGAGCGCGCGGTGGCGATGGATTCCTCGGACGTGACGGCCCTGCAGTGGCTCGCCGAGAACTACCTGCTCACGGGGCGTCCGGACGCGGCACGCCGCACGTTCGCCGCGGCATCGCGCCTGGACCCATCGTCTCCGATCCCTGCGGCGCTCGAAGCGGTTGCCGCCGCGTTAGGCGGAGACGTGGACGCGGGCGTCCAGCTCGGCCGCCGGGTCGTCGATGCGCATCCCTCGCAAGCCGTTCCGCGCTTTATGCTGGGCACGGTGTTGAGCTGGGCCGGTCGCCACCGCGAAGCGATCGAGGAGTTGAGCGAGGCCCGCCGCCTTGCGCCGGGGGTGCTCGCGGTCATTGGCACCCTCGGGCAGGCGCACGCCCGCTCCGGGGAGGGCGCCATCGCGCGCACCCTGCTGGGCGAGCTGCGACGCACGCCGAACGCCCCGGGGGTCCAGCCCGCGATCGCCAAGATCCTGGTGGCCCTCGGCGACCGGGACGGTGCCATGGCGGCGCTGGAGTCCGCGCTGGCGCAACGCGACGGGTTCTTTGCGAGTGAGCCGGTGCAGAGCCCGCTGTTCAGGGAACTCACCGGCCACCCGCGGTGGCCAGCATTACTTGCGGCCGCCGGGGTGGCCGCGACTCGGTGA
- a CDS encoding ABC transporter permease encodes MIGREPGPPRLALWLLERCVPEAEREFLVGDLLESFAERVATGTPLRVARSRFWRETVAVALRRNRDLASTPFSRGLMTDLSLDVTLALRRLRRAPGFTLAASLTLALGIGAASLVLAVARPSLWGTLPFREADRIVTLRERFGDGSLGRVGFATIGDLAQRVPAFEAVAASSSVYATLSRPEGAVRLAGAAVSAPWFQVMGVTVAQGRTFLPEEDRPEAARAVILTDETWRRHFGADSGLIGRTIELTGTMHQVVGILPARFEPLLDPGAQYLRPLRYVETQGSACRDCRHLQAMARLRAGADRTEVQRQVEVAFEAMRAAYPQVYGQNGMVVTGLRDQVVEGVRRPLLALVGAATLLLLIALANTTNLFLARAVQRTGELTVRAALGASTWRLARGLALEALVVAALGVLFGVALAHAAVGTLVAIAPASLPRLDQVRVDALSMALASGMALLSGLVSGLVPSAVVRVRGMRARLAGASRAVVRGGHDRLRRALVVLEMAMALLLLGGAGVLVRSVQRLLSVDVGFVEQDRVSMALGVGGLRYAENATVWALWRSVHEAVQAIPGVTTASLTSQLPLSSDFDAYGLRWESKPTVAPAEDGDAFRYAVTPDYARTMGLRLHRGRFLDSLDRAGGDPVVVISAGLARRTFGEQDPLGARVRMGGGDPPLRTVVGVVNDVQHPTLDGARGAAIYLPLDQNAFADAHVRLVVQTAMTSAAAEAAVRSVLRRIDPAISIAEVSPLSEVVAQGARQRLFARLLFQVFSVAAMILAAVGIFGVMSGMVNERTREIGVRTALGATPARILTDFVRTGASLAAMGIMIGATGSLLLAGALRSLVFGVSPRDPVTLVFVSLGVGVVAIAATWWPARRATRLEASVALRSD; translated from the coding sequence GTGATCGGGCGCGAACCTGGGCCGCCGCGGCTGGCTCTGTGGCTCCTTGAGCGGTGCGTACCGGAGGCCGAACGCGAGTTCCTCGTCGGCGACCTCCTGGAGTCGTTTGCCGAACGCGTCGCGACCGGTACGCCGCTTCGCGTCGCGCGCAGCCGTTTCTGGCGAGAAACGGTCGCGGTTGCCCTGCGCCGCAATCGCGACCTGGCATCTACCCCGTTCTCACGTGGCCTCATGACCGACCTCTCCCTGGATGTCACGTTGGCCCTCCGTCGCTTGCGACGCGCCCCCGGGTTTACCCTGGCGGCGAGCCTGACACTCGCGTTAGGCATCGGCGCGGCCAGCCTCGTGCTCGCCGTGGCGCGGCCGTCGCTGTGGGGGACGCTGCCGTTTCGGGAGGCGGATCGCATCGTGACGCTGCGTGAGCGTTTCGGGGACGGCAGCTTGGGGCGCGTCGGATTTGCCACCATCGGCGACCTTGCGCAGCGGGTGCCGGCGTTCGAGGCGGTGGCCGCATCTTCATCCGTCTACGCCACGCTCTCCCGCCCGGAGGGCGCCGTGCGACTGGCTGGCGCGGCGGTCTCGGCACCGTGGTTCCAGGTGATGGGAGTGACCGTCGCGCAGGGAAGGACCTTCCTTCCAGAGGAGGATCGACCGGAAGCAGCACGCGCGGTGATCCTGACCGACGAGACGTGGCGCCGGCACTTCGGGGCTGACTCCGGGCTCATCGGCCGAACCATTGAGCTGACGGGGACCATGCACCAGGTCGTGGGCATCCTGCCGGCCCGCTTTGAGCCGTTGCTGGATCCCGGGGCGCAATACCTGCGGCCCCTCCGATATGTGGAGACGCAGGGGTCGGCCTGCCGCGATTGCCGGCATCTGCAGGCCATGGCGCGGCTGCGCGCCGGCGCCGACCGCACCGAGGTCCAGCGACAGGTTGAGGTAGCGTTCGAGGCGATGCGCGCGGCGTATCCGCAGGTGTATGGGCAGAACGGGATGGTGGTGACGGGGTTGCGCGACCAGGTCGTGGAAGGAGTGCGGCGGCCCCTGCTTGCCCTTGTTGGCGCCGCCACGCTCTTGCTGCTGATTGCCCTCGCCAACACGACGAACCTCTTCCTCGCCCGCGCGGTGCAGCGCACGGGGGAGTTGACGGTCCGGGCGGCGTTAGGCGCCAGTACCTGGCGCCTGGCCCGTGGGCTCGCGCTGGAGGCGCTAGTCGTGGCTGCACTCGGTGTCCTCTTTGGCGTCGCCCTCGCGCACGCCGCGGTGGGGACTCTCGTGGCGATCGCGCCGGCGTCGCTTCCGCGGCTCGACCAAGTCCGCGTGGATGCACTGTCGATGGCGCTCGCGTCCGGGATGGCCCTTCTGTCGGGCCTCGTCAGCGGGTTGGTGCCCAGCGCGGTCGTCCGGGTCCGCGGCATGCGCGCGCGGCTGGCTGGTGCGTCGCGAGCCGTCGTTCGCGGAGGACACGATCGTCTGCGCCGTGCCCTGGTGGTGCTCGAGATGGCCATGGCGCTCCTGCTCCTCGGTGGGGCCGGGGTCCTCGTGCGAAGTGTGCAACGCCTGTTGTCGGTGGATGTGGGGTTTGTCGAGCAGGATCGCGTCTCGATGGCGTTAGGCGTTGGGGGACTCCGCTACGCGGAGAACGCCACGGTCTGGGCGCTCTGGCGGTCAGTCCATGAAGCGGTGCAGGCGATCCCCGGAGTCACCACCGCGTCCCTGACGAGCCAGCTGCCGCTCTCCAGTGACTTCGATGCGTATGGCCTGCGCTGGGAGTCGAAGCCGACGGTGGCGCCCGCGGAGGACGGCGATGCCTTTCGGTACGCCGTCACGCCGGACTATGCGCGCACCATGGGGTTGCGGCTGCACCGGGGACGTTTTCTGGACAGCCTGGACCGTGCCGGTGGCGACCCGGTGGTGGTCATCAGTGCAGGGCTGGCGCGCCGCACCTTCGGGGAGCAGGACCCCCTCGGCGCGCGTGTGCGTATGGGTGGAGGGGACCCGCCCCTGCGCACGGTGGTTGGTGTGGTCAACGACGTGCAACACCCGACCCTCGATGGCGCGCGCGGCGCTGCCATTTACCTGCCGCTGGACCAGAACGCGTTCGCCGATGCACACGTTCGACTCGTGGTCCAGACGGCGATGACATCGGCGGCGGCCGAAGCCGCGGTGCGCAGCGTCCTGCGTCGCATCGATCCCGCCATTTCCATCGCTGAGGTGTCCCCGCTCTCGGAGGTCGTCGCACAGGGCGCGCGCCAGCGGCTGTTCGCTCGGCTGCTGTTCCAGGTGTTCTCGGTGGCGGCCATGATCCTGGCTGCGGTCGGGATCTTCGGCGTGATGTCGGGAATGGTGAATGAGCGCACGCGCGAAATCGGGGTACGCACGGCGCTTGGTGCGACGCCGGCCCGTATCCTCACCGACTTCGTGCGCACCGGGGCGTCCCTGGCGGCGATGGGCATCATGATCGGCGCGACAGGCTCGCTCTTGTTGGCGGGAGCCCTGCGCTCCCTCGTCTTCGGCGTCTCTCCCCGGGACCCGGTGACGTTGGTTTTCGTGTCCCTTGGCGTTGGGGTGGTCGCCATCGCTGCCACCTGGTGGCCGGCTCGACGCGCCACGCGGTTGGAGGCCTCCGTCGCCTTGCGGAGCGACTAG
- a CDS encoding M20/M25/M40 family metallo-hydrolase: MKLAAAWICVTLALPLSGQGLRADADPRIVKLVAAVSPDRLRQLSERLVSFGTRSTLSDTLSATRGVGAARRWIHRELSQYRRLQVSFDSHRLVPTGRITREVELRNVVAILPGRSPRRVYISGHYDTVNLGPGGQTRLNTGGANPQASSAFNHDNDAPGANDDGSGTILTMELARVFAESDVEFDATLVFILWAGEEQGLFGSMAHAQNLAAAKVEVTANFNNDIVGNSLGGNGVIDAETVRVYSLGPEDSPHRQLARYIHRLAATYVPSHRIRLMAREDRFGRGSDHSSFTAFDFPAVVFREANENFARQHTAEDKIEGVDFRYLAQNARVNAAGAATVALAPPAPIVAGDRGASVSRIPSGYDATLTWRAAPGAAAYRVYWRDTWTNDWQHSQVVGNVTTFTLPNVNIDDWVFGVSAIGADGHESLVSAYVSPPRRMQEVKVVKP; encoded by the coding sequence ATGAAACTCGCCGCTGCTTGGATCTGCGTCACCCTGGCCCTGCCCCTGTCGGGCCAGGGCCTCCGCGCCGACGCAGATCCCCGGATCGTCAAGTTGGTCGCTGCCGTATCGCCCGATCGCCTTCGGCAGCTGTCCGAGCGCCTGGTGTCCTTCGGAACCCGGTCCACCTTGTCCGATACGTTGTCGGCGACGCGTGGCGTCGGCGCGGCGCGCCGATGGATTCACCGTGAGCTGAGCCAGTATCGGCGCCTGCAGGTCAGCTTTGACAGCCATCGCCTTGTGCCGACGGGTCGGATCACCCGCGAAGTCGAGCTGCGCAACGTGGTGGCGATCCTGCCGGGGCGCTCGCCGCGGCGGGTCTACATCAGCGGGCACTACGACACCGTGAACCTCGGCCCGGGCGGCCAGACACGGTTGAACACCGGTGGCGCGAACCCGCAGGCCAGTTCGGCGTTCAACCATGACAACGATGCGCCCGGCGCCAACGATGATGGCAGCGGGACGATCCTCACGATGGAGCTGGCCCGGGTCTTCGCCGAGAGCGACGTCGAGTTCGACGCGACCCTCGTGTTCATCCTGTGGGCGGGGGAAGAGCAGGGGTTGTTCGGGTCGATGGCGCACGCCCAGAACCTGGCGGCGGCCAAGGTCGAGGTGACGGCCAACTTCAACAACGACATTGTCGGGAACTCACTCGGCGGCAACGGCGTGATCGATGCGGAGACGGTGCGGGTGTACTCGTTAGGCCCCGAGGATTCGCCGCACCGGCAGCTGGCGCGATACATTCACCGGTTGGCGGCGACGTACGTGCCATCGCACCGGATCCGCCTGATGGCGCGCGAGGATCGGTTCGGCCGCGGGAGCGATCACTCGTCCTTCACCGCCTTCGATTTCCCGGCCGTGGTCTTCCGCGAGGCCAACGAGAACTTTGCGCGCCAGCACACGGCCGAGGACAAGATCGAGGGAGTGGACTTCCGCTACCTCGCCCAGAACGCGCGCGTGAACGCGGCGGGAGCCGCGACGGTGGCCCTCGCCCCGCCGGCACCGATCGTGGCGGGAGACCGAGGGGCGAGCGTCAGCCGGATTCCGTCGGGGTACGACGCCACCCTCACGTGGCGCGCCGCGCCCGGTGCGGCCGCGTATCGGGTCTACTGGCGCGATACGTGGACCAACGATTGGCAGCATTCGCAGGTCGTGGGCAACGTCACGACGTTCACCTTGCCGAACGTCAACATCGACGACTGGGTGTTTGGCGTGTCAGCCATCGGCGCGGACGGACACGAGAGCCTCGTGAGCGCCTATGTCTCACCGCCGCGCCGGATGCAGGAAGTGAAGGTGGTCAAGCCGTGA